A stretch of the Longimicrobium terrae genome encodes the following:
- a CDS encoding DUF3293 domain-containing protein, with product MTTQTDPVILGDQELLEEYHRTDWSVETPAGTLHVRLDGEVPDESLRPSGIITAYNPASMPRSDEENRAADLELMRHVRSLGVAFRRTEAHGSDPAWTEPGFLLLGDVRPLLVELGLVFGQNAVVWVDGAGAVSLVCTRAGFAGRRPGQKIDL from the coding sequence GTGACAACCCAGACCGATCCCGTGATCCTCGGCGACCAAGAACTGCTGGAGGAGTACCACCGCACCGACTGGTCGGTGGAAACTCCCGCGGGCACCCTGCACGTGCGGCTCGACGGCGAGGTTCCCGACGAGTCGCTGCGGCCGTCGGGGATCATCACCGCGTACAACCCCGCGTCCATGCCCCGCTCCGACGAGGAGAACCGGGCGGCCGACCTGGAACTGATGCGGCACGTCCGCTCGCTGGGCGTGGCTTTTCGCCGCACCGAGGCGCACGGCAGCGACCCGGCGTGGACCGAGCCCGGCTTTCTTCTGCTGGGCGACGTGCGCCCGCTGCTGGTGGAGCTGGGGCTGGTGTTCGGGCAGAACGCCGTGGTCTGGGTGGACGGCGCCGGCGCGGTGTCGCTGGTGTGCACGCGCGCCGGTTTCGCCGGGCGCCGCCCCGGGCAGAAGATCGACCTCTGA